From a region of the Nonlabens dokdonensis DSW-6 genome:
- a CDS encoding arsenosugar biosynthesis-associated peroxidase-like protein, which yields MQKTYYDPKDLKKFGKITEWSEELGEKFFDYYGKVFEEGALTAREKSLIALAVSHTVHCPYCIDAYTSDGLKRGITKEEMMEAVHVAGAIQGGATLVHGVQMMNKVNKLEM from the coding sequence ATGCAAAAGACATATTACGATCCTAAGGATCTTAAAAAATTTGGTAAAATAACAGAATGGAGTGAAGAACTAGGAGAGAAGTTTTTTGATTACTACGGTAAAGTATTTGAAGAAGGAGCTTTAACAGCTAGAGAAAAATCCCTTATCGCTTTAGCTGTTTCACATACTGTACACTGCCCTTATTGTATTGATGCATATACGAGCGATGGCCTAAAAAGAGGTATTACTAAAGAAGAAATGATGGAAGCTGTACATGTTGCTGGAGCAATTCAAGGAGGCGCTACACTAGTCCACGGTGTACAAATGATGAATAAGGTGAATAAATTAGAGATGTAA